A stretch of the Streptomyces sp. NBC_00078 genome encodes the following:
- a CDS encoding cupin domain-containing protein — MSLFVPKFDESVIVREAEAEVVGRAPVTVRLLADSSRTGGALSTQRVTLTDGADGAKPHWHDNSAEMFFLLEGAAEILSGEDVVTAGPGDLVVVPPGKPHAFSAVPGADADLLIVLTPGVERFEYFRHLRRIALGEVTPESLLEVQELYDNHFMKSQAWEGRRG; from the coding sequence ATGTCGCTGTTCGTTCCGAAGTTCGACGAGTCCGTGATCGTCCGCGAGGCAGAGGCCGAAGTCGTCGGCCGCGCGCCCGTCACCGTCCGCCTGCTGGCCGACAGCAGCCGGACCGGCGGTGCGCTGTCCACCCAGCGCGTCACCCTCACGGACGGCGCCGACGGCGCGAAACCGCACTGGCACGACAACTCCGCCGAGATGTTCTTCCTGCTCGAAGGCGCCGCCGAGATCCTGTCCGGCGAGGACGTCGTCACCGCGGGCCCGGGCGACCTCGTGGTCGTCCCGCCCGGCAAACCGCACGCCTTCTCCGCCGTACCGGGCGCCGACGCCGACCTGCTCATCGTCCTCACCCCCGGCGTCGAACGCTTCGAGTACTTCCGCCACCTCCGGCGCATCGCCCTCGGCGAAGTCACCCCGGAGAGCCTGCTGGAGGTGCAGGAGCTGTACGACAACCACTTCATGAAGAGCCAGGCCTGGGAGGGACGGCGAGGCTGA
- the gatB gene encoding Asp-tRNA(Asn)/Glu-tRNA(Gln) amidotransferase subunit GatB has protein sequence MTTTTDLESYEDALASYDPVMGLEVHVELGTKTKMFCGCSTELGQDANTQTCPTCLGLPGALPVVNAIGIESAIRIGLALNCEIAEWCRFARKNYFYPDMPKNFQTSQYDEPIAFNGYLDVQMEDGETFRVEIERAHMEEDTGKSTHVGGATGRIHGASHSLLDYNRAGIPLIEIVTKPIEGAGARAPEVARAYVRELREVIKALGVSEARMEMGQMRCDVNLSLRPHGREKFGTRSETKNVNSLRSVERAARFEIQRHAAVLNSGGTIIQETRHFHEDTGSTTSGRVKEEAEDYRYFPEPDLVPVAPSREWVEEIRAGLPEMPLARRNRLVAEWGITALDMQAILNAGALDLIVATIDAGADAASARKWWMGELARSANESGLPLDELAITPEQVARVTALVNSGELNDKLARQVIEGVLAGEGTPDEVVEKRGLKVVSDEGALGTAVDEAIAGNPGIADKIRGGKVAAAGALVGAVMKATRGQADAARVKELILEKLGVSEG, from the coding sequence GTGACCACCACGACCGACCTGGAGTCGTACGAGGACGCGCTGGCGTCGTACGACCCCGTCATGGGCCTTGAGGTCCATGTCGAACTGGGCACCAAGACCAAGATGTTCTGCGGCTGTTCGACCGAACTCGGCCAGGACGCCAACACGCAGACCTGTCCCACCTGCCTCGGCCTGCCCGGCGCGCTCCCGGTCGTCAACGCGATCGGCATCGAGTCGGCGATCAGGATCGGTCTCGCGCTGAACTGCGAGATCGCCGAGTGGTGCCGCTTCGCCCGGAAGAACTACTTCTATCCGGACATGCCGAAGAACTTCCAGACCTCCCAGTACGACGAGCCGATCGCCTTCAACGGCTACCTCGACGTGCAGATGGAGGACGGCGAGACCTTCCGCGTGGAGATCGAGCGCGCCCACATGGAGGAGGACACCGGCAAGTCGACCCACGTGGGCGGCGCCACCGGCCGAATCCATGGCGCCTCGCACTCGCTGCTGGACTACAACCGCGCCGGCATCCCGCTCATCGAGATCGTCACCAAGCCGATCGAGGGTGCGGGCGCGCGCGCTCCCGAGGTCGCCCGGGCGTACGTGCGTGAGCTGCGCGAGGTCATCAAGGCGCTCGGTGTGTCGGAAGCCCGCATGGAGATGGGGCAGATGCGCTGCGACGTGAACCTGTCGCTGCGCCCGCACGGCCGGGAGAAGTTCGGCACGCGGAGTGAGACCAAGAACGTCAACTCCCTTCGCTCCGTGGAGCGTGCGGCCCGTTTCGAGATCCAGCGGCACGCGGCCGTACTGAACAGCGGCGGCACGATCATCCAGGAGACCCGCCACTTCCACGAGGACACGGGGTCGACGACCTCGGGCCGGGTGAAGGAGGAGGCCGAGGACTACCGGTACTTCCCCGAGCCGGACCTGGTGCCGGTGGCCCCTTCGCGCGAGTGGGTCGAGGAGATCCGGGCGGGGCTGCCCGAGATGCCGCTGGCCCGCCGCAACCGGCTTGTCGCCGAGTGGGGCATCACGGCCCTCGACATGCAGGCGATCCTCAACGCCGGTGCGCTGGACCTGATCGTCGCCACGATCGACGCCGGTGCCGACGCCGCCTCCGCCCGCAAGTGGTGGATGGGCGAACTGGCCCGCAGCGCCAACGAGTCGGGCCTCCCGCTCGACGAGCTGGCGATCACGCCGGAGCAGGTCGCCCGGGTCACCGCGCTGGTCAACTCCGGTGAGCTGAACGACAAGCTGGCCCGCCAGGTCATCGAAGGCGTCCTCGCCGGCGAAGGCACCCCGGACGAGGTCGTCGAGAAGCGCGGCCTGAAGGTCGTCTCCGACGAGGGCGCCCTGGGCACCGCCGTCGACGAGGCCATCGCCGGCAACCCGGGCATCGCCGACAAGATCCGCGGCGGCAAGGTGGCCGCGGCCGGCGCCCTGGTCGGCGCGGTCATGAAGGCGACCCGCGGTCAGGCCGACGCGGCCCGCGTCAAGGAGCTGATCCTGGAGAAGCTGGGCGTCAGCGAGGGCTGA
- a CDS encoding methionine synthase yields the protein MTGFSYGAATGVGSMPGGDAREAAKTVTGSFEDFPFLPELPARGPGADMIGRTAGLLVELYARVEPSGWRIGDRPGRDTKRARSWLGEDLDALEEFTQGYEGPLKVQAVGPWTLAAALELRNGESALSDTGACRDLAGSLAEGLRLHLEEMRRRVPGAQLVLQLDEPSLTSVLRGHVKTASGYRTHRAVDRQLVEATLRDVIGVHSDGPAVVHSCAPDVPFALLRRAGATAISFDFSLLTERDDDTIGEAVEGGTRLFAGVVPGTDGPLSDPAGSVMGVRTLWRRLGLQPGLLAEAVTITPSCGLAGASPDYARRALAHCARAARSLADNPE from the coding sequence GTGACCGGCTTCAGTTACGGTGCCGCCACCGGTGTCGGCTCCATGCCCGGGGGCGACGCCCGCGAGGCCGCCAAGACGGTCACCGGCAGCTTCGAGGACTTCCCGTTCCTGCCCGAGCTGCCCGCCCGCGGCCCCGGCGCCGACATGATCGGACGGACCGCCGGCCTGCTCGTCGAGCTGTACGCGCGCGTGGAGCCCAGCGGCTGGCGGATCGGGGACCGGCCGGGGCGGGACACCAAGCGCGCCAGGTCCTGGCTCGGCGAGGACCTCGACGCGCTGGAGGAGTTCACGCAGGGGTACGAGGGCCCGCTGAAGGTGCAGGCCGTGGGGCCCTGGACGCTGGCCGCCGCACTGGAGCTGAGGAACGGCGAGTCGGCCCTGTCCGACACCGGCGCCTGCCGCGACCTCGCCGGCTCCCTCGCCGAGGGCCTGCGCCTGCACCTGGAGGAGATGCGGCGACGCGTCCCCGGAGCTCAGCTCGTCCTCCAGCTCGACGAACCCTCCCTCACCTCCGTACTCCGCGGCCATGTGAAGACCGCCAGCGGCTACCGCACCCACCGCGCCGTCGACCGCCAGCTCGTCGAGGCCACGCTCCGCGACGTCATCGGGGTTCACAGCGACGGCCCGGCCGTGGTCCACTCCTGCGCACCGGACGTCCCGTTCGCCCTGCTGCGCCGGGCGGGCGCGACAGCGATCTCCTTCGACTTCTCGCTCCTCACCGAGCGTGACGACGACACGATCGGCGAGGCGGTGGAAGGGGGGACCCGGCTCTTCGCCGGTGTCGTGCCGGGGACGGACGGCCCGTTGTCGGACCCTGCCGGTAGCGTCATGGGTGTCAGGACGCTGTGGCGCAGGCTGGGGCTGCAACCGGGGCTTCTCGCGGAGGCGGTCACGATCACGCCGTCGTGCGGACTCGCGGGGGCCTCCCCGGATTACGCACGCAGGGCACTCGCCCACTGCGCCCGGGCGGCGAGATCCCTCGCGGACAACCCAGAGTAA
- a CDS encoding bifunctional diguanylate cyclase/phosphodiesterase: MEPTESAAPDSWLRRATGAWRASRGAGRPSERPGAEGRATGQYTVTDGHAPHLTADASSGLPGAEHGRHLSWPALPATVVGAAAFVLGAGFYRAFTGTHALFPAGTVGWSLAVLSGIIVGHLVMLGRSRWWGGTGSGAALTLAVLMLYGWVPAGMVSVTVVVLVGVARRNRWRQGVLHGSVDILGIGAGALVLGGFGRVPSVEMPWNPDTWTLYTAPEVVLVATAYLLVTRTLLWYLHAPRGGVPTVARTALVRQGLVAVALLGIAPLVCVVAVAQPVLLPLFSIPLIALDSTLWIARARAEEQLRDPLTGLPNRQWLLERIWTALDDAERIGARSALMLIDLDRFRSVNDTLGHLAGDRLLLQIADRLRVALPRGAEAARLGGDEFAVLLPVADSTTSATRVARALVAELSSPLDLDGLTLVLEASAGVAVFPDHALDAEGLLRRADVAMYQAKRDRTGVEVYESKRDSNTPDRLGLLGDLRRALDAHEVQLHYQPKVRFDGQVAGLEALVRWVHPERGKVPPDEFIAIAESSGLMPHLTEYVLETALGQVAEWRAQGLFVPVAVNVSPRDVHTPGFAGSVAARLARHGVPAGALQLEITEHVLLEDPQRAADTLAGLTGHGVKMSLDDFGTGYSSLVHLRRLPVSELKIDRSFVARLAVDTEDAEIVRCTVDLAHSLGLLVVAEGVEDDETWERLRDMGCDAVQGWLVAAAMPPEEATAWLLARGSRGWQRPRAALPAAATDE; the protein is encoded by the coding sequence ATGGAACCGACCGAGAGCGCCGCCCCTGACTCATGGCTGCGCCGGGCCACCGGCGCATGGCGGGCGAGCCGGGGGGCCGGGCGGCCTTCGGAGCGTCCGGGCGCGGAGGGGCGCGCCACCGGACAGTACACGGTGACCGACGGGCACGCCCCGCATCTCACAGCCGACGCTTCCTCAGGTCTGCCGGGCGCCGAACACGGCCGGCACCTGTCCTGGCCCGCGCTGCCGGCGACGGTCGTCGGGGCGGCGGCCTTCGTCCTCGGCGCCGGTTTCTACCGGGCCTTCACCGGGACCCACGCGCTCTTTCCGGCCGGCACCGTCGGCTGGTCGCTGGCCGTGCTGAGCGGCATCATCGTCGGCCACCTGGTGATGCTCGGCCGCTCCCGCTGGTGGGGCGGCACCGGCTCCGGCGCCGCACTCACCCTCGCCGTCCTGATGCTGTACGGCTGGGTGCCGGCCGGAATGGTGAGCGTCACCGTCGTCGTGCTGGTCGGCGTCGCCCGCCGCAACCGCTGGCGCCAGGGCGTGCTGCACGGCTCGGTGGACATCCTCGGCATCGGTGCCGGGGCCCTGGTGCTGGGCGGCTTCGGACGCGTGCCGTCCGTGGAGATGCCCTGGAACCCCGACACCTGGACCCTCTACACGGCCCCCGAGGTGGTGCTGGTCGCCACCGCGTACCTCCTGGTCACCCGCACCCTGCTCTGGTATCTGCACGCGCCGCGCGGCGGTGTGCCCACCGTCGCCCGCACCGCCCTGGTCAGACAGGGTCTGGTCGCGGTCGCTCTGCTCGGCATCGCCCCCCTGGTCTGCGTGGTCGCCGTCGCCCAGCCGGTGCTCCTGCCGCTGTTCTCCATCCCGCTGATCGCCCTCGACTCCACCCTGTGGATCGCCCGCGCCCGCGCCGAGGAGCAGCTGCGCGACCCGCTGACCGGGCTGCCCAACCGGCAGTGGCTGCTGGAGCGCATCTGGACCGCACTGGACGACGCCGAGCGGATCGGTGCCCGGTCCGCCCTGATGCTCATCGACCTGGACCGCTTCCGCTCGGTCAACGACACACTGGGGCATCTCGCCGGTGACCGGCTGCTGTTGCAGATAGCCGACCGGCTGCGCGTCGCGCTGCCGCGCGGAGCTGAGGCCGCGCGGCTCGGTGGTGACGAGTTCGCCGTCTTACTGCCGGTCGCCGACTCCACGACGTCCGCGACCCGGGTGGCCCGCGCGCTGGTGGCCGAACTCAGCTCCCCGCTCGACCTCGACGGGCTCACCCTCGTACTGGAGGCCAGCGCGGGCGTCGCCGTCTTCCCGGACCACGCACTGGACGCCGAGGGGCTGCTGCGGCGCGCGGACGTGGCGATGTACCAGGCGAAGCGGGACCGTACGGGCGTCGAGGTGTACGAGTCCAAGCGGGACTCCAACACCCCGGACCGGCTGGGCCTGCTGGGCGATCTGCGCCGGGCGCTCGACGCGCACGAGGTGCAGTTGCACTACCAGCCCAAGGTCCGCTTCGACGGACAGGTGGCCGGCCTCGAGGCCCTCGTCCGCTGGGTGCATCCGGAGCGCGGGAAGGTGCCGCCGGACGAGTTCATAGCGATCGCCGAGTCGTCGGGGCTCATGCCCCATCTCACGGAGTACGTGCTGGAGACGGCGCTCGGGCAGGTCGCCGAGTGGCGGGCGCAGGGCCTGTTCGTGCCCGTCGCGGTCAATGTCTCACCGCGTGACGTCCACACCCCCGGTTTCGCGGGCTCCGTCGCCGCGCGGCTGGCCCGGCACGGGGTCCCTGCGGGAGCGCTCCAACTGGAGATAACGGAACACGTCCTGCTGGAGGACCCGCAGCGGGCCGCGGACACGCTGGCCGGCCTGACCGGGCACGGCGTGAAGATGTCGCTGGACGACTTCGGCACGGGCTACTCGTCCCTGGTGCATCTGCGGCGGCTCCCGGTGAGCGAGCTGAAGATCGACCGTTCCTTCGTGGCCCGGCTGGCCGTCGACACGGAGGACGCGGAGATCGTCCGCTGCACGGTCGACCTCGCCCATTCGCTCGGCCTGCTCGTCGTCGCCGAGGGAGTCGAGGACGACGAGACCTGGGAGCGCCTGCGCGACATGGGCTGCGACGCCGTACAGGGGTGGCTGGTGGCCGCGGCGATGCCGCCCGAGGAGGCGACGGCGTGGCTGCTGGCGCGCGGATCACGCGGGTGGCAGCGGCCCCGGGCAGCGCTGCCCGCCGCGGCGACCGACGAGTAG
- the gatA gene encoding Asp-tRNA(Asn)/Glu-tRNA(Gln) amidotransferase subunit GatA, translating to MTDNVTIIKLTAAETAAKIASGELTAVQVTEAHLARIEAVDEKVHAFLYVDREGALAQARAVDEKRERGETLGPLAGVPLALKDIFTTEGIPTTVGSKILEGWIPPYDATLTKRLKAADVVILGKTNMDEFAMGSSTENSAYGPTGNPWDLTKIPGGSGGGSSAALASFQAPLAIGTDTGGSIRQPAAVTGTVGVKPTYGAVSRFGMVAFSSSLDQGGPCARTVLDAALLHEVIAGHDPLDSTSIDAPVPPVVEAARNGSVEGMRIGVVKQFRGEGYQAGVIQRFDEAVALLKDLGAEIVELDCPSFDLALSAYYLIAPSECSSNLARFDGLRYGLRTGDDGSHSAEEVTSLTREAGFGPEVKRRIMLGTYALSSGYYDAYYGSAQKVRTLITRDFEKAFEQGSGVDVIVSPTTPTTAFAIGERADDPMAMYLADLCTIPTNLAGNAAMSLPCGLAPEDNLPVGLQIIAPALKDDRLYKVGAAVEAAFVERWGHPLLEEAPSL from the coding sequence ATGACGGACAACGTCACCATCATCAAGCTCACCGCCGCCGAGACCGCCGCGAAGATCGCCTCCGGCGAGCTCACGGCCGTCCAGGTCACCGAGGCCCACCTGGCCCGGATCGAGGCCGTCGACGAGAAGGTGCACGCCTTCCTGTACGTCGACCGTGAGGGCGCCCTGGCCCAGGCCCGCGCCGTCGACGAGAAGCGGGAGCGGGGCGAGACGCTCGGCCCTCTCGCCGGCGTCCCGCTCGCGCTCAAGGACATCTTCACCACCGAGGGCATCCCGACGACCGTCGGTTCGAAGATTCTCGAGGGCTGGATCCCGCCGTACGACGCGACGCTCACCAAGCGTCTGAAGGCCGCCGACGTCGTCATCCTCGGCAAGACCAACATGGACGAGTTCGCCATGGGGTCCTCCACCGAGAACAGCGCCTACGGCCCGACCGGCAACCCCTGGGACCTCACCAAGATCCCCGGCGGTTCCGGCGGCGGCTCCTCCGCCGCCCTCGCCTCCTTCCAGGCCCCCCTCGCCATCGGCACCGACACCGGCGGTTCCATCCGCCAGCCGGCCGCCGTCACCGGCACGGTGGGCGTGAAGCCGACGTACGGCGCCGTCTCGCGGTTCGGCATGGTCGCCTTCTCCAGCTCCCTCGACCAGGGCGGCCCGTGCGCCCGTACGGTCCTGGACGCGGCCCTGCTCCACGAGGTCATCGCCGGGCACGACCCGCTCGACTCGACCTCCATCGACGCACCCGTCCCGCCGGTCGTCGAGGCCGCCCGCAACGGCAGTGTCGAGGGCATGCGCATCGGCGTCGTCAAGCAGTTCCGCGGCGAGGGCTACCAGGCCGGCGTCATCCAGCGGTTCGACGAGGCCGTGGCCCTGCTCAAGGACCTGGGCGCCGAAATCGTCGAGCTGGACTGTCCGTCCTTCGACCTCGCGCTGTCGGCGTACTACCTGATCGCGCCGTCCGAGTGCTCGTCCAACCTCGCCCGCTTCGACGGCCTGCGCTACGGCCTGCGGACCGGCGACGACGGCAGCCACTCGGCCGAGGAGGTCACCTCCCTCACCCGTGAGGCGGGCTTCGGGCCCGAGGTCAAGCGCCGCATCATGCTCGGCACGTACGCCCTGTCGAGCGGCTACTACGACGCCTACTACGGCTCCGCCCAGAAGGTCCGCACGCTCATCACGCGCGACTTCGAGAAGGCCTTCGAGCAGGGCAGCGGAGTCGATGTGATCGTCTCGCCGACGACCCCGACCACCGCCTTCGCGATCGGCGAGCGTGCCGACGACCCGATGGCGATGTACCTGGCCGACCTCTGCACCATCCCCACGAACCTCGCGGGCAACGCGGCCATGTCGCTGCCCTGCGGCCTGGCCCCGGAGGACAACCTCCCGGTCGGTCTGCAGATCATCGCCCCGGCGCTGAAGGACGACCGTCTTTACAAGGTCGGCGCCGCCGTCGAGGCCGCCTTCGTGGAAAGGTGGGGCCACCCGCTCCTGGAGGAGGCTCCGTCGCTGTGA
- a CDS encoding DUF4267 domain-containing protein → MTVTAYTLAVVLNLFCLFLGYRFLFQPASAAAGYGAPADPAGDAGAYLTIKGLRDGAIGLVGLALLAFAGAHAEAWMMLCVALVPLGDTLIVQRNGGTKAVAFGIHFATAVVVLISAVLLFLV, encoded by the coding sequence GTGACCGTCACCGCCTACACCCTGGCCGTCGTGCTCAACCTGTTCTGCCTGTTCCTCGGCTACCGGTTCCTGTTCCAGCCGGCCTCCGCCGCCGCAGGATACGGCGCGCCCGCCGACCCCGCGGGCGACGCCGGCGCCTACCTCACGATCAAGGGCCTCAGGGACGGCGCCATCGGCCTGGTCGGCCTCGCGCTGCTCGCCTTCGCCGGTGCGCACGCCGAGGCCTGGATGATGCTCTGCGTGGCACTCGTGCCGCTCGGCGACACACTGATAGTCCAGCGCAACGGCGGCACGAAAGCCGTGGCGTTCGGGATCCACTTCGCCACGGCGGTCGTTGTACTGATCAGTGCCGTCCTGCTGTTCCTCGTCTGA
- a CDS encoding TetR/AcrR family transcriptional regulator — translation MSIQTRRERERAERERLIVTAARELAEAEGWDAVTTRRLAAEIEYSQPVLYSHFKGKDAIMAAVAVQGCVELAEELRTARTAAKGTREALRAVGEAYAAFGRRRPALYDVVFTHAVDLPFATDEAPAPLKQAFGELAQAVEPIAAEGEDVGLLTETYWAGLHGLVTLMRSGRLPERAHEDRLALLIGHFTAGVG, via the coding sequence ATGTCGATCCAGACGCGCCGGGAGCGCGAACGAGCGGAGCGCGAACGGCTGATCGTCACGGCCGCGCGGGAACTGGCGGAGGCCGAGGGCTGGGACGCGGTGACGACCCGCCGGCTGGCGGCGGAGATCGAGTACAGCCAGCCGGTTCTCTACAGCCACTTCAAGGGCAAGGACGCGATCATGGCCGCGGTCGCGGTACAGGGCTGCGTGGAACTGGCGGAGGAACTGCGCACGGCGCGCACGGCGGCCAAGGGCACGCGCGAGGCCCTGAGGGCCGTGGGCGAGGCGTACGCGGCCTTCGGACGACGGCGGCCCGCGCTCTACGACGTGGTGTTCACGCACGCCGTGGACCTGCCGTTCGCCACGGACGAGGCTCCGGCGCCCTTGAAGCAGGCCTTCGGAGAACTGGCCCAGGCGGTCGAGCCGATCGCGGCGGAGGGCGAAGACGTGGGTCTGCTGACGGAGACGTACTGGGCGGGACTGCACGGTCTGGTGACCCTGATGCGCAGCGGCCGTCTGCCCGAGAGGGCACACGAGGACCGGCTGGCCCTGCTGATCGGGCATTTCACGGCGGGGGTCGGGTGA
- the gatC gene encoding Asp-tRNA(Asn)/Glu-tRNA(Gln) amidotransferase subunit GatC: MPGITREEVAHLARLARLELKPEELEHFAGQLDDIIGAVARVSEVADQDVPPTSHPLPLTNVMRPDEVRPSLTPEQALSGAPAQEQQRFKVPQILGED, translated from the coding sequence ATGCCTGGCATTACGCGCGAGGAGGTCGCCCACCTCGCCCGGCTGGCGCGTCTGGAGCTGAAGCCCGAAGAGCTCGAACACTTCGCGGGCCAGCTGGACGACATCATCGGCGCGGTCGCCCGCGTCAGCGAGGTCGCCGACCAAGACGTACCGCCGACCTCGCACCCGCTCCCGCTGACGAACGTCATGCGGCCGGACGAGGTCCGTCCGTCGCTCACCCCCGAGCAGGCGCTCTCCGGCGCCCCGGCCCAGGAGCAGCAGCGTTTCAAGGTGCCGCAGATCCTGGGGGAGGACTAA
- the ligA gene encoding NAD-dependent DNA ligase LigA, whose product MAGDKQAETTVPAEAREKHAKLAEQIEEHRFRYYVNDAPVVSDADFDKLLRSLEALEEEHPELRTPDSPTQKVAGAYETEFTSVQHRSRMLSLDNAFSDEELAAWAERVARDVGGPGYHLLCELKVDGLAVNLTYEHGRLTRAATRGDGRTGEDITPNVRTIAEIPDRLKGDKVPGLVEIRGEVYFPMEKFEELNARLVAAGDKPFANPRNAAAGSLRQKDPRVTATRPLHMVVHGIGVLEGFEGLTRLSQGYDLLKTWGLPTSRHNKVVDGLDGVREFIAYYGENRHSVEHEIDGVVVKLDEIPLQGRLGSTSRAPRWAIAYKYAPEEVNTKLINIRVGVGRTGRVTPYAQVEPVTVAGSEVEFATLHNQDVVRAKGVLIGDTVVLRKAGDVIPEILGPVADLRDGSEREFVMPAECPECGTALRPMKEADVDLRCPNARACPAQLRERLFYLAGRKALDIEHFGYVAAAALTKPLEPADPPLHDEGDLFDLTIEQLLPIRAYVLDQDSGLPKRDPKTGEEKIATVFANQQGEPKKNAVAMLENVAAAKDRPLARVLTGLSIRHVGPVAAEALAREFRSIERIEQATEEELADTDGVGGIIAASLKEWFAEEWHQEILRKWRTAGVRMEEEGSGEDEGPRPLEGLTLVVTGTLEHFTRDGAKEALQSRGAKVTGSVSKKTSFVVVGDNPGSKFDKAMQLKVPVLNEEGFTVLLEQGPDAAAEVALPTEE is encoded by the coding sequence GTGGCCGGCGACAAGCAAGCGGAGACGACGGTGCCCGCCGAGGCACGGGAGAAGCACGCCAAGCTCGCTGAGCAGATCGAGGAGCACCGCTTCCGGTACTACGTGAACGACGCCCCGGTCGTCAGCGACGCGGACTTCGACAAACTACTGCGCTCCCTGGAGGCGCTGGAGGAGGAGCACCCGGAGCTGCGCACGCCGGACTCACCGACCCAGAAGGTCGCGGGTGCCTACGAGACGGAGTTCACCTCCGTTCAGCACCGCTCCCGGATGCTCTCCCTCGACAACGCCTTCAGCGACGAGGAGCTGGCCGCCTGGGCCGAGCGCGTCGCCAGGGACGTCGGCGGGCCCGGCTACCACCTGCTGTGCGAGCTCAAAGTCGACGGCCTCGCCGTCAACCTCACCTACGAGCACGGCCGCCTCACGCGTGCGGCGACCCGCGGCGACGGCCGCACCGGTGAGGACATCACGCCCAATGTCCGGACGATCGCGGAGATTCCGGACCGGCTGAAGGGCGACAAGGTTCCCGGCCTCGTCGAGATCCGCGGCGAGGTCTACTTCCCGATGGAGAAGTTCGAGGAGCTCAACGCCCGGCTGGTGGCAGCCGGCGACAAGCCCTTCGCCAACCCGCGCAACGCGGCGGCCGGTTCACTGCGCCAGAAGGACCCCCGGGTCACCGCCACCCGCCCGCTGCACATGGTCGTCCACGGCATCGGCGTCCTGGAGGGCTTCGAGGGCCTCACCCGCCTGTCCCAGGGCTACGACCTGCTGAAGACCTGGGGCCTGCCCACCTCCCGGCACAACAAGGTGGTCGACGGCCTCGACGGTGTACGGGAGTTCATCGCGTACTACGGCGAGAACCGCCACTCCGTGGAACACGAGATCGACGGGGTCGTCGTCAAGCTCGACGAGATCCCCCTCCAGGGACGCCTCGGTTCCACCTCCCGCGCACCGCGCTGGGCGATCGCCTACAAGTACGCGCCCGAGGAGGTCAACACCAAGCTCATCAACATCCGCGTCGGCGTGGGCCGCACGGGCCGGGTCACCCCGTACGCCCAGGTCGAGCCGGTCACGGTGGCCGGCTCGGAGGTCGAGTTCGCCACCCTGCACAACCAGGACGTCGTCAGGGCGAAGGGCGTCCTCATCGGCGACACGGTGGTGCTGCGCAAGGCCGGTGACGTCATTCCGGAGATCCTCGGTCCGGTCGCCGACCTGCGCGACGGCAGCGAGCGTGAGTTCGTGATGCCGGCCGAATGCCCCGAATGCGGTACGGCGCTCAGGCCGATGAAGGAGGCCGATGTCGACCTGCGCTGCCCGAACGCCCGTGCCTGCCCGGCCCAGTTGCGCGAGCGGCTGTTCTACCTCGCGGGCCGCAAGGCGCTGGACATCGAGCACTTCGGATACGTCGCCGCGGCCGCCCTGACCAAGCCGCTGGAGCCGGCCGACCCGCCTCTGCACGACGAGGGCGACCTCTTCGACCTCACCATCGAGCAGCTGCTGCCCATCCGGGCCTACGTCCTCGACCAGGACAGCGGGCTGCCCAAGCGCGACCCGAAGACCGGCGAGGAGAAGATCGCCACGGTCTTCGCCAACCAGCAGGGCGAGCCGAAGAAGAACGCGGTCGCCATGCTGGAGAACGTCGCCGCCGCCAAGGACCGCCCGCTCGCCCGCGTCCTCACCGGTCTGTCGATCCGTCACGTCGGACCGGTCGCCGCCGAGGCGCTCGCTCGCGAGTTCCGTTCGATCGAGCGCATCGAGCAGGCCACGGAGGAGGAGCTGGCGGACACGGACGGCGTCGGCGGGATCATCGCCGCCTCCCTCAAGGAATGGTTCGCCGAGGAGTGGCACCAGGAGATCCTCCGCAAGTGGCGGACGGCAGGTGTCCGCATGGAGGAGGAGGGTTCGGGAGAGGACGAGGGGCCGCGGCCGCTCGAAGGACTGACCCTCGTGGTCACCGGCACCCTTGAGCACTTCACCCGCGACGGCGCCAAGGAGGCCCTGCAGAGTCGCGGAGCAAAAGTGACCGGTTCTGTTTCGAAGAAGACGTCTTTCGTGGTCGTGGGTGACAATCCGGGTTCGAAATTTGACAAGGCTATGCAGCTCAAGGTGCCTGTTCTCAACGAGGAGGGCTTCACCGTCCTGCTGGAACAGGGGCCGGACGCGGCGGCCGAAGTGGCACTTCCCACTGAGGAGTAG